The Fictibacillus phosphorivorans genomic sequence CAAAAAAGATTTTCTTCTTTAAACGGCAACAGAAGATTTGAATATCTTGCAGGACGCTTTGCTGCAAAAGAAGCAATGGCTAAAGCGCTCGGTGTTGGAATCGGTGCTGAACTTTCATGGCAGGACATGGAGATTAAATCAGATGAAAAGGGTAAGCCGTTTCTTACTTCTCCTTATCCATATTTATGTCATCTTTCTATCTCTCATACGAAAGAATACGCGATCGCACAAGTGGTTTTAGAAAGCTCGTCAAGCTAGTCTGCATATTGTCCAGGGTTGTCTCATATATTGTAATGCGGTAGAAGGGGTAGTCCTTTGCAAGATGCAGAGAGTTGGTCCCCCTTCAATGTCGAAATTACTTTGGGACAAAGGGGATGGCAAAAAATGAAGAAAACACTGTCAATGATGTTGACGGCGTTCATGATCGTATTGGTTCTGTCGGCATGTGGTGCACAAAGCCAGAACGATGTTTTGGATTCTTTAGAAGAAAGAATGGAATCCATGACGGGTTACAAAGCAGAAGCCAAGATGACATTGAGCACAGGAGAGAAGCCACTGACTTACGATTTAGAAATTTGGCACAAGAAGCCGGATTTTTATCGAGTCAGCTTAAAAAATGCTGAAAAAGATCAAAGCCAGATGATACTGCGCAACAAAGATGGAGTCTTCGTTCTTACGCCAGCTCTTAATAAAAGTTTCCGTTTCCAAAGTGACTGGCCAGAAAACAACAGCCAAGTTTATTTGTTCCAATCTCTCATCTCGGACATATTAAATGATACAGACAGAGGGTTTAAATCAAAAGAGAAAAGTTATGTCTTCCATACAAAAACAAATTATCAAAACAAAAACCTCTACCAGCAAGAGATCACATTAAACAAAGATCTTGATCCGCAACAAGTACGAATTATGGATCAAGACCAAAAAGAGCTTGTAAGATTAGATTTCTCCAAAGTAAAGTTCAATGCAAAATTTGATAAGAACTCTTTCGATATGGAATCCAACATGAGTAGTGCTCAATTTGAAGTTCCGACGTTCTCAGGTGGTGGAGAAGAGTTCGAAGTGCTGTATCCGACTTATACAGCGAACTTAAACATCGTAAATGAAAGAGAAGTAGCACAAGGAGAAGATGACTCCAAAGTGGTATTGAATTATGCGGACGAGGATAAATCATTCACATTGATGCAGCAGAAGAACACAGCTGTAGAAACAGCGTCGCGCTTAACGATGTCGAGTGGAGAACCGGTTGATCTAGGCTTTACTGTTGGGGCGATGACAGATCAATCAATTACATGGAATTTTAACGGTGTCGATTATTTGCTCGTCTCGAATAACCTTGGTCAAGATGAGTTGATGGCGATTGCACGCTCAGTGAGCGGAGAGGCAATAAAATAATTTCTACATTATATATAGGAATTGATAGAGCAGGCTGGCGAAGACGCTAGCCTGTTTTGTTTTGAAAGCGGGTATGTTGGATTCAGCACATCCGTAAATTGTCGAGAATTGTAGACTCGTGGATAAACTGCCAAAACTTTTGGATTAAGAACGAAAACTCGTGGATAAACAATTAAAACTTTTGGATTGCACACACATATTTATGGATTGAAGCGATAGGATGCTTACATAAATGCCGCTAAGAGGGTAAAATAGAAGGCAGTAATCTAAACCGGGGAGGCTAACATCATGGATAAACATCATTATTATCGAGACACTTGGGCAGAAATCGACCTAGACAAGATCAGTCAAAATATAAAATCTTTTAAGAGACATCTCCCTGAACAAAAAATTATGGCTGTCGTAAAAGCGAACGGATACGGCCATGGAGCACTTCAAGTGGCAGAAGAGGCATTGAGATCGGGAGCTGAGTTTCTAGCTGTTGCGATGCTCGACGAAGGATTAGCTTTGCGTAAACAGGGAATCAAGGCACCGATTTTAGTTATGAACCGTGTACGTCCGGAATATGCTAGTCTTGCGGCTGAAAATGAAATAAGCCTTACAGTCTTTCAAAAAGAATGGCTGATGGAGGCTCAATCGTATATGAAAGAAACGAAACATCAAATAAAGATACATCTGAAGATCGATACGGGCATGGGGCGAGTGGGATTTAGAGAAGAAAGCGAGCTGCAAGAAGTAGCGAGCTTCATCAACCAATCTCCTGTCTTTGAAGCAGAAGGGGTATTTACTCATTTTGCAACAGCTGATGAATGGGAATCAGAGCTTTTTGAACAACAAAGAAAGAAGTTTATTGAATATATAGACTTGCTGAAATCATGGGGATTGAACCCACCCCTTGTTCACAGTGCAAATAGTGCAGCAGCTCTTAGAAAAGTCGAAGGACCTTTCAATCTTGTTCGACTGGGGATCAGCATGTATGGTTTAGCGCCTTCTAACGAACTAAAACAAGACTTGCCGTTTCCACTAGAAGAGGCATTCAGCCTTCATTCCCGGCTCATTCATGTTAAAAAATTGATGCCTGGGGATACTGTAAGTTATGGAGCTACTTATACAGCAACAAAAGAAGAGTGGGTAGGTACATTACCAATCGGGTATGCAGACGGCTGGCAAAGAAGATTATCACCAGGAGCTTCCGTTCTTATAAATGGAGAACGGATGCCGATCATCGGCAGGATCTGTATGGATCAGTGTATGGTGAGACTTCCTAAGAGAATAGATGTTGGTGAAGTTGCCACTTTAATAGGAAGTCAGCAAGCAGAAAAAATAGAGATGGATGAGATCGCACGTATCGCAGAAACCATAAATTATGAAATTCCATGCCTCATTTCTGCTCGAGTGCCGAGAGTTTATACGAAAAAGGGTCGAATTTTAGAAAATATGAATGTAATTCTAAATTTTTAGCAGAATATTAGAAGGACTATTGAAAATTTTGTAGAATAAATACTTTGAAATCGCTTTGCAAATGGATTATTGAAGTGATAAGATTAAATGTGGTTAAAAGGAATTTGATCGTAGTATAGCTTTGCGCTGGAGGTGTATGTTGTGTCCGAATTGAACACAAAACGAATAGTGATTAGTCTTCCTCAAAAATTACTAAGTGAGGTAGATCGCGTCATAAAAAAAGAGAATTTGGACCGCAGCGAATTTATCCATCAAGCTACTGAGATGTTTCTTCGTGAGCGGAAGAATAAGCGTCAGTTTCGTGATGAGATGAAACAGGGTTACATGGAAATGGCTAAGATCAATCTAACGATTGCTTCAGAAGCATTTATGTTAGAGGAGGAAGCCGATCATACCTTGGACCGCTTAGTTAGCGGGGTGTAGTCCTTGATAGTCAAACGCGGAGACGTTTACTTTGCAGATCTTTCACCGGTAGTTGGATCAGAACAAGGTGGAATTCGGCCTGTACTGATCATTCAAAATGATATCGGGAACCGTTTTAGCCCTACTGTTATCGTAGCAGCAATCACAGCTCAAATACAGAAAGCAAAACTTCCAACACACGTTGAAATAGATTCGAAAAAATACGGCTTTGAACGGGATTCAGTTATTTTGCTTGAACAGATCAGGACGATTGACAAGCAAAGATTAACAGACAAAATAACACAACTGGATGAAGACATGATGCGCAGGGTAGACGACGCATTGCAGATCAGCACTGGTCTGGTTGATTTTTAATTTCATAACATCATTTAGGAAACTGTCTGACGGGGATGTCTGGCGGTTTTTTATTTTATTAACAGTTCTAGAAAGATAACTGGAAGAACAGGAACGGTTTACCTAAGAAGAAATTCTGTTTTAGTGTTAAATAAAAGCAATAACTTTTTCAGTTTTAAACTGCTTATTACTCATTCTGCCACTTAGCGAGGAAATGAACCCCTTCTAATGGAAATAAGTATACGAATACTATTTAAATATTTTGTAAAAAAATACATGTTTAACATTTAGAATCTTGGGTTATATATCCAAAGTTAGTAAAAGAGTAAACATTGCACAATATATTCAGAAGTGAAATAATAGAAATTGAGACTACATGTAGTGGGGGTGCAAGATAAATTGGACAACTTGATTGTACAGATGATTAATGAAAATCAAGAAACCCTAAAAGATAATTGGCTTAAAGAAGTTAAGCTTTTTAAAGAAAAAGAACTTGTTGGAACTTCTTTAAAGTTTAGTGAAGAAACGGACCAACAGTTTTTTGCTATGTTGATTAAACACATCAATTTTCATGATATTTCTAAAGACGGAACACTTGATGATTTTTTTGATCAAGTTCTTCATACAGGTTTACCATTAAGTTATTTAACGCAAGGGCTTCAAGCAGCTCGACGCGTTGTTTTAAATCTTTTAGTTGAGACAGAGAACGACAAGGAAAAAGTAGCAGCTGTATACCGCGAAATCGATCGCTGGTTAGATCCGATCCTAAATCGCGTTGTCGAAAACTCCTCTCAAATTTGGGAAAGAACCGTTTCTGTGCAGAAGACGGCATTATTAGAGCTTTCCGCTCCACTGATCCCAGTTTTCAAAAATATCAGTGTGATGCCACTTATTGGATCGATTGATACCGAACGTGCGAAGCTGATTATGGAAAACCTTCTAAACGGTGTGATCAAATATCGTTCAGAAGTGGTGCTCATCGATATTACAGGTGTACCTGTCGTTGATACGATGGTTGCTCATCATATTATTCAAGCAGCAGATGCCGTGCGTTTATTAGGTTCTACATGTATCCTAGTTGGAATACGTCCTGAAATTGCGCAGACGATCGTCAGCTTAGGCATTGATCTTAGCTTGTTCCCAACGAAAAGTACGTTACAAAAGGGTATGGAAAACGCTCTAGAAATTACTAATCAGCAGCTAATTAGCAATAAATAGGGAGTGAGAGTAAAAAAATGAGAATTCCTATTTTAAAATTGCACGAATATTTATTGATCACCATTCAAGTAGAGATGGATGATCAGACAGCTCTTCAATTTCAAGAAGACTTGCTTAATAAAATTCACGATACAGGTGCGAAAGGAGTGGTTATTGACCTAACGTCAGTAGACATGATCGACTCCTTTATAGCTAAAGTTCTTGGAGATGTAGTGAGGATGTCAAAATTAATGGGAGCTCAAGTTGTATTAACAGGAATACAACCAGCAGTTGCTATTACTCTAATTGACCTTGGAATTTCAATGAGGGAAGTTTCGACAGCACTTGACTTAGAACAGGGGCTTGATAAATTGCGTCTGGAACTGGAGGGATGACTATGGACATCCAATCCTGTGTGGAAGTACGCAACGAGTGGGACATCGTAAGTGCCCGTCAACTCGGACGAAACATGGCGAAAGAGTTAGGTTTCGGAAACGTTGATCAAGCAAGAATAACAACAGCCATATCTGAACTCGCCCGTAACATCTACTTATATGCAGGACGAGGTAAGATTTGCATCGAACCAATCGATCAATTAGGAAGAAAAGGACTACGGATCGTAGCCTTAGATAATGGTCCTGGAATTCGAGAGATCCGAAAAGTTATGGAAGATGGATATACTACTTCTGGCGGATTAGGAGCAGGATTACCAGGCGTGAAGCGTTTAATGGATGAATTCTCAATTGAATCCACTGTAGATGTGGGGACGGAGATATCAGCTACTAAATGGCTTCGTTAGGAGGAGAGCTCTTGACCGCAAAAGACGCACTAATGGAACGTTATCAAGATTTGTTATCGGTCTATCTAAAAGCCAAAACAGAGACGACCCTCTATAAAGGGCAGCAATTCAGCAGGAAGTTATTAGAACAACAAATCTCACCAGAAGATCTTGTCAGCTTACACATCCAAGTGATGGATCAGCTGTTTCCGGATATGTCTGAACAAATGAGAGATTCTTTTGACTTTCTGCTCGAAGCGATGATCGGCTACGGATTTGCTTATCGCGAGCATCAAAGTTTGCGTGATAAGCAACAACAGCTTGAATCAGAGATCGAAGTTGCCGCAAGTATGCAGCAGACGTTACTGCTCAGTGATGTCCCAGAGTTTGAACAACTCGACATCGGTGTAGTGAGTGTTCCTGCTAAAAAAATGAACGGTGATTATTATAATTTTGTTAAGAGCGGCAATAGTTTAAGTGTCGCGGTAGCAGATATCATCGGTAAAGGCATACCCGCTGCACTGTGTATGTCTATGATCAAATATGCGATGGACAGTTTGCCAGAAGAACAGATGAAACCTCATCTACTTTTAGAGAACTTAAACCGTGTCGTTGAACAAAACGTTCATAGCAACATGTTCATCACGATGTTTCATGGGGTTTATGAACCTGAGAGCCATAAGTTTTACTATGCGGGTGCTGGTCATGAACCAGGCTTTTTCTATCACGCAAAGGAAGACGAGTTTCATGACTTGATCGCAAAAGGTTTGGTTCTTGGTGTATCTCGAACCACTACCTACCATCCTTATGAAAAGATGATAGAAGTGGGAGACATGGTGATCCTTCTATCCGATGGAGTAACCGAGTGCAGAACAAGCAAAGGATTCATTGAAAGAGAAGAAGTTGTATCTCTTATTCGTAAGTATATGGATTTGCCCTCTCAGAAGATTGTTGAAAATGTATTTCAGGAGCTTGATCGCTTACAAGGCTTTGAGCTCAGAGATGATTTTACTTTAATTATTTTAAAACGACTGGTTTAAACAGTATTTGATTAGGGTAAAGGTACCTTATATGGTTCCATACAAAGCATGGGGGGAAATGAAATGAATTTGCAAATAAATCAAGAACAAATAAATGAAACATTCGAGTTAAACCTTACTGGAGAAGTTGATGCTTATACGGCTCCTAAGTTAAAAGAAGTGATGCTTCCTTTAACAGAAAAACAAGGAAACATCGTCATCGTAAATCTTTCTGGTATTGAATATATGGATAGCACGGGGCTAGGTATTTTCGTGGGAGCTTTAAAATCTTCCAAAGCTAATAATAGCTCTTTAAAATTAAGAGGCATGACAGAACGCGTTAAACGCATTTTCGAAATTACTGGTTTGACAGAAGTTATGGATATTGAAAGTGGAGTAAAGGGGGAGGCGCTATGAGAACAGCGTCCGACTATATTGAAATGAAGGTCCCTGCAAAACCGGATTATGTAGGTGTCGTCAGGCTAACGATCTCAGGCCTGGCAAACCGCATGGGTTTTGCGTTTGACGAAATTGAAGATATCAAGATTGCTGTATCAGAAGCTGTAACGAACGTTGTTAACCATGCCTATTCCGATACTGAAGACAAAGGCCAAGTTCGCATTGGCTGTAATATATATGACGACCGCATGGAAATTACGGTTGTCGATCAAGGAAAAAGTTTTGACGTCGAATCTATCTCAAAAAATCTTGGCCCTGTAGATGGTAAGTCAGTTGATCAACTGCACGAGGGAGGTTTAGGCCTCTTTCTGATAGATACATTAATGGACAAGGTAGAAATAAGCAGTGAAGCCGGTGTCGTTGTAATGATGACAAAGTATCTTCACAGAGATGAGGTGGAGGAACATGTCGACAGAATCTCACCAGCGCCTTCACAGTAAAGAACAAGTCTATGCTTGGATTGATGAACTGCAGCAAGACCCAAAGAATGAAGAAATTCAGACGAATCTCGTGTTGCAGTATCAAGACTTAGTTCATTCACTAGCTCGGAAGTTTTCTAAAGGCAAAAGTATTCATGACGATTTAGTACAAGTCGGAATGATTGGACTGCTTGCTGCTTTTAGAAGGTACGACAAAACGTTTGGAAGATCCTTTGAATCTTTTGCTGTTCCCACCATCGTCGGGGAGATCAAACGTTTTATCCGTGATAAAACATGGAGTGTTCACGTACCTCGTCGAATTAAAGAATTAGGACCAAGGATCAAGAAAGCCGTAGAAGAACTAACTACGCGTTTACAAAGATCACCGAAAATCTTTGAAATCGCAGAGTACCTAGAAGTTTCTGAAGAAGAAGTTCTAGAGACGATGGAGATGGGCAAAAGTTATCAAGCTCTATCCGTAGATAGTTCCATTGAAGCGGATCAAGAAGGAAGTACAGTTACACTACTTGATTTAGTCGGATCCAATGATGTTGGTTTTGATCAGATCGATAAAAGGATGCTTCTGGAAAAAGCTTTTGCTGTTCTTTCTGAACGCGAACGCGAAATTCTTCAATGTACCTATTTTGAGAATTTAAGCCAGAAGGAAACGGGAGAACGTTTAGATATCTCTCAAATGCATGTGTCACGACTTCAACGACGAGCACTTGAAAAGCTAAAAGAAGCGTTGCGCGTATCCCCTTCGGAGGCTCTTAGATGATCGAACACTATCAGTTTAGCAAGGCATCGGTTTCCTCTTATCAAAAACCGAAAAAGGGAAATGATCTTTGCGGAGATAGTTTTTATGTGAAAGAAACGGAAGATTATTTGATATGTGCAGTAGCGGATGGTCTAGGAAGCGGGAAGATGGCGAAAGAAGCTTCTGGGGCCGCTACTGATATTATCGATCAAAATCATCATGAAACGGTCGAGAGATTAATGTTCCTTTGTAATGAAGGATTAAGACATACCCGTGGTGCCGTGATTGCCATTGTGAAAGTCGATTATCATAATCATACAGCGACTTATTCAGGAGTTGGCAACATCCGTTTTATGATCTCTGCTGAAAGACAAAGAGCCATTCACCCTTTGCCGAAAGTTGGTTTTCTCGCTGGAAAGCCTGAAAAATTTAAAGTACAAGACTTTAAGTTTGAAAAAGAGTTAACGCTGATGCTTTATTCCGATGGTATGGACATTCATACGCAGAGCCGTTCGTTGTTAACAAAAATGATTTCACCTAAAGAGTCAGTCCTCTATATAAGTGGATTGCCTCAAGATATCAATGACGACGCAACATGCTTAGTTGGACAAATAAATTTGATTTCGTAAAACATCACCTTCATTCGTTTGTAGGGTGGTGTTTTTTGTTTTGGATTTCTGAAAGATTATTACGTTTAAATCCTTGTCTACTTTGACAGTTGATTGGAATGGAAGGTGCGTGCCAGCCGCATGAGATACTTCTTGCTTGCAAGGCATGCGACGAGGAAGCTTACTACGGAGAATTAACTTTTAGACGCAGGAGCAAGGAACTTCTAAAGGTGGGCAGTCAAAAAAATGGAAGTGGCTCGTCAAGACCCGACAAGCAAAAGGTGAATGGATTTGAAGGCGCACTTTGCCTTCTTAGCCATTTAACTTTTGACCTCGAGGGTCTAGCCACTGCAACTAGACAGGTGAGACACTTAAGAGTGAAACGTACAAATGTGGCTCACCGCCTGCCCCGCGGAAAGCGAGCAACCTGGAATGGAAATCAACGACTTACAAGAAAATGGTCTGCAAACTCAGAAATAACTAGCAATTTTTACGCCACCACTTCCTTGGTTTATAATAGTACTAATTGATTGAAAAAGGAGTGTTCTTATTGGGACAACCTATTAGTGAACAAGCATTGAGAACGATGGAATCCGAATTAAACGTAAAAGGAAAACAAATTAACCAAGTTATCGCTCTTTTAGAAGAAGGAAATACGGTCCCGTTTATTGCACGTTATCGAAAAGAATTAACGGGTGGCTTAGATGAAGTACAGATCAAAGACATCATGGACAGATGGACCTATCTGCAAAATTTAGCATCCAGAAAAGAAGAGATCCTTCGTTTAATCGAAGAACAAGGGAAATTAACAGAAGAATTAACGACTGCGATTGCAAAAGCGCAAAAGCTACAGGATCTTGAAGATATTTATCGTCCATACAAGCAAAAAAGAAGAACGAAAGCGACTGTAGCGAAAGAAAAAGGTCTTGAACCACTTGCTCTATGGTTGTTAGAGCAACGAAATGATGATCCATTAAAGGAAGCGGCATCTTACATAAATGAAGAAAAAGAAGTAAACGCTGCTGAAGATGCATTGTCTGGAGCGAAAGACATTATCGCTGAAATGCTTTCTGACGATCCAGATATGCGAAAATGGATTCGTGAAGATACATTTTCAAAAGGCGAGATCAAAACCGATGGAAAGAATTCGGAATTAGACGAGAAAAAAGTATTCGAAATGTACTATGAATATCAAGAACCGATCCGTAAGATTGTTCCACATCGTGTTTTAGCGGTGAATCGAGGAGAAAAAGAAAATATTTTAAGAGTTGGTATCGCTGCACCTTCAGAACTGATCGTATCAAAGATGGAGAGAAAAGTAGTGAAGCGCTCGAGCTCGCCTGCAGTACCATACCTCTCTGAAGCGATTGAAGATGCGTATAAACGATTGATCGCCCCTTCGATCGAACGAGAAATTCGTGCCGCTCTAACAGAACAAGCAGAAGAGCGTGCGATTCACATCTTTTCTGAAAATGTAAGAAGCCTTCTCTTACAAGCACCACTAAAAGGAAAGGTTGTTCTAGGAGTTGACCCTGCTTATAGAACGGGTTGCAAACTAGGAGTAGTGGATGAAACGGGTAAAGTGCTGCATATCCAGACGATCTACCCGACACCACCGCGATCAGAGGTGGAAAAATCAGCAGCGGTTGTAAAAAAACTGATCGATCAGTATGATATCGAAATTGCTGCGATCGGTAATGGGACAGCATCGCGCGAAACCGAACAATTTATTGCTGAAACGTTAAAAGATGTAGATAAATCGGTAGCATATGTGATTGTTAACGAAGCGGGAGCGAGTGTGTATTCAGCTTCTACAGTCGCGCGAGAGGAATTTCCTGACCTTCAAGTTGAAGAAAGAAGTGCGGTATCCATTGCGCGAAGACTTCAAGACCCGTTGGCTGAGCTCGTAAAAATCGATCCGAAGTCTATTGGAGTAGGTCAGTATCAGCATGATGTTTCACAAAAAAGACTAGGTGAAGAAATTTCCTTTGTTGTTGAAACAGCAGTTAACCAAGTTGGAGTTAACGTTAATACCGCATCATCGTCTCTTCTTCAATATGTATCAGGGTTGTCCAAAACCGTTGCACAGAACATTATTGTTAAACGAAACGAGGTAGGAAAGTTCAAAAACAGAACAGAACTTAAGAAAATTCCTCGTCTTGGTGCAAAAACGTATGAACAATGTATCGGATTTTTACGTGTAGTAGACGGAGATCAACCCCTTGATCAGACGGGTATTCACCCAGAAAGCTATCCGGCAACAAAAGCTCTTTTAAAAGAACTCGGATTCAAACCTGCTGATATCGGTTCAGACGCTCTTGCAGAAAAGCTAAAATCACTTTCACTTGAAGCAACATCAGAAAAATTAGATATTGGCGTCCCAACTTTAAAGGATATAATTGAAGGGCTTATGAAACCAGGACGAGATCCACGTGATGCCTTTTCAGGGCCAGTTCTTAAAACAGATGTTCTGAAGATGGAGGACTTATCCCAAGGAATGGAACTGCAAGGAACGGTCCGAAACGTTGTCGACTTTGGTGCGTTTGTAGATATTGGTGTAAAACAGGACGGGCTTGTTCATATTTCGAAGCTTACCGATCGCTTTATAAAAAATCCGATGGATGTCGTAAGCGTAGGGCAAGTCGTTACGGTATGGGTAGATTCAGTAGATGTAGCGAAACAACGAATCGCTCTAACCATGATCGCTCCAAAATGAGATAAAAGATAATGCACTTCTCCAGTGGACTATTCTTCACTGGAGGAGTGTTTTTTGTTATAGAAGAACCAGCATTGATTTAGTAAGCGGATTTGGTAACGGTCTTTTTGATAATAAGCACGACGGAGCTGTCTTTTAAACCATGTTGGCATATAGAGAACCTCCTTGAACTTCCCAATCCGTTATTTGTGTATTAGTCTATGTATAGGAGCTTGTTAATGTGAACTTCAAATGTAAGGAGCTTGACCATGACGAATGAAGAATTGCAGAAACTAACAGAGGAGATCTCGATTCAGTTTTTCAATAAAACGTTTCGCCATCAAGCCAGATTCAATAGAAGGCTACGAACAACAGGTGGACGTTATCTGTTGCGATCTCATGATATAGAAATGAATCCTCATCTTTATGAAGCGTTT encodes the following:
- the acpS gene encoding holo-ACP synthase, whose amino-acid sequence is MIVGTGIDMIELKRIKQVVSHQPRFTERVLTPFEQKRFSSLNGNRRFEYLAGRFAAKEAMAKALGVGIGAELSWQDMEIKSDEKGKPFLTSPYPYLCHLSISHTKEYAIAQVVLESSSS
- a CDS encoding LolA family protein; protein product: MKKTLSMMLTAFMIVLVLSACGAQSQNDVLDSLEERMESMTGYKAEAKMTLSTGEKPLTYDLEIWHKKPDFYRVSLKNAEKDQSQMILRNKDGVFVLTPALNKSFRFQSDWPENNSQVYLFQSLISDILNDTDRGFKSKEKSYVFHTKTNYQNKNLYQQEITLNKDLDPQQVRIMDQDQKELVRLDFSKVKFNAKFDKNSFDMESNMSSAQFEVPTFSGGGEEFEVLYPTYTANLNIVNEREVAQGEDDSKVVLNYADEDKSFTLMQQKNTAVETASRLTMSSGEPVDLGFTVGAMTDQSITWNFNGVDYLLVSNNLGQDELMAIARSVSGEAIK
- the alr gene encoding alanine racemase — encoded protein: MDKHHYYRDTWAEIDLDKISQNIKSFKRHLPEQKIMAVVKANGYGHGALQVAEEALRSGAEFLAVAMLDEGLALRKQGIKAPILVMNRVRPEYASLAAENEISLTVFQKEWLMEAQSYMKETKHQIKIHLKIDTGMGRVGFREESELQEVASFINQSPVFEAEGVFTHFATADEWESELFEQQRKKFIEYIDLLKSWGLNPPLVHSANSAAALRKVEGPFNLVRLGISMYGLAPSNELKQDLPFPLEEAFSLHSRLIHVKKLMPGDTVSYGATYTATKEEWVGTLPIGYADGWQRRLSPGASVLINGERMPIIGRICMDQCMVRLPKRIDVGEVATLIGSQQAEKIEMDEIARIAETINYEIPCLISARVPRVYTKKGRILENMNVILNF
- a CDS encoding CopG family ribbon-helix-helix protein is translated as MSELNTKRIVISLPQKLLSEVDRVIKKENLDRSEFIHQATEMFLRERKNKRQFRDEMKQGYMEMAKINLTIASEAFMLEEEADHTLDRLVSGV
- a CDS encoding type II toxin-antitoxin system PemK/MazF family toxin, translated to MIVKRGDVYFADLSPVVGSEQGGIRPVLIIQNDIGNRFSPTVIVAAITAQIQKAKLPTHVEIDSKKYGFERDSVILLEQIRTIDKQRLTDKITQLDEDMMRRVDDALQISTGLVDF
- a CDS encoding STAS domain-containing protein — its product is MDNLIVQMINENQETLKDNWLKEVKLFKEKELVGTSLKFSEETDQQFFAMLIKHINFHDISKDGTLDDFFDQVLHTGLPLSYLTQGLQAARRVVLNLLVETENDKEKVAAVYREIDRWLDPILNRVVENSSQIWERTVSVQKTALLELSAPLIPVFKNISVMPLIGSIDTERAKLIMENLLNGVIKYRSEVVLIDITGVPVVDTMVAHHIIQAADAVRLLGSTCILVGIRPEIAQTIVSLGIDLSLFPTKSTLQKGMENALEITNQQLISNK
- a CDS encoding STAS domain-containing protein produces the protein MRIPILKLHEYLLITIQVEMDDQTALQFQEDLLNKIHDTGAKGVVIDLTSVDMIDSFIAKVLGDVVRMSKLMGAQVVLTGIQPAVAITLIDLGISMREVSTALDLEQGLDKLRLELEG
- a CDS encoding anti-sigma regulatory factor, with amino-acid sequence MDIQSCVEVRNEWDIVSARQLGRNMAKELGFGNVDQARITTAISELARNIYLYAGRGKICIEPIDQLGRKGLRIVALDNGPGIREIRKVMEDGYTTSGGLGAGLPGVKRLMDEFSIESTVDVGTEISATKWLR
- a CDS encoding PP2C family protein-serine/threonine phosphatase, with product MTAKDALMERYQDLLSVYLKAKTETTLYKGQQFSRKLLEQQISPEDLVSLHIQVMDQLFPDMSEQMRDSFDFLLEAMIGYGFAYREHQSLRDKQQQLESEIEVAASMQQTLLLSDVPEFEQLDIGVVSVPAKKMNGDYYNFVKSGNSLSVAVADIIGKGIPAALCMSMIKYAMDSLPEEQMKPHLLLENLNRVVEQNVHSNMFITMFHGVYEPESHKFYYAGAGHEPGFFYHAKEDEFHDLIAKGLVLGVSRTTTYHPYEKMIEVGDMVILLSDGVTECRTSKGFIEREEVVSLIRKYMDLPSQKIVENVFQELDRLQGFELRDDFTLIILKRLV
- a CDS encoding STAS domain-containing protein, which gives rise to MNLQINQEQINETFELNLTGEVDAYTAPKLKEVMLPLTEKQGNIVIVNLSGIEYMDSTGLGIFVGALKSSKANNSSLKLRGMTERVKRIFEITGLTEVMDIESGVKGEAL
- the rsbW gene encoding anti-sigma B factor RsbW, translating into MRTASDYIEMKVPAKPDYVGVVRLTISGLANRMGFAFDEIEDIKIAVSEAVTNVVNHAYSDTEDKGQVRIGCNIYDDRMEITVVDQGKSFDVESISKNLGPVDGKSVDQLHEGGLGLFLIDTLMDKVEISSEAGVVVMMTKYLHRDEVEEHVDRISPAPSQ
- the sigB gene encoding RNA polymerase sigma factor SigB — translated: MSTESHQRLHSKEQVYAWIDELQQDPKNEEIQTNLVLQYQDLVHSLARKFSKGKSIHDDLVQVGMIGLLAAFRRYDKTFGRSFESFAVPTIVGEIKRFIRDKTWSVHVPRRIKELGPRIKKAVEELTTRLQRSPKIFEIAEYLEVSEEEVLETMEMGKSYQALSVDSSIEADQEGSTVTLLDLVGSNDVGFDQIDKRMLLEKAFAVLSEREREILQCTYFENLSQKETGERLDISQMHVSRLQRRALEKLKEALRVSPSEALR
- a CDS encoding SpoIIE family protein phosphatase, with protein sequence MIEHYQFSKASVSSYQKPKKGNDLCGDSFYVKETEDYLICAVADGLGSGKMAKEASGAATDIIDQNHHETVERLMFLCNEGLRHTRGAVIAIVKVDYHNHTATYSGVGNIRFMISAERQRAIHPLPKVGFLAGKPEKFKVQDFKFEKELTLMLYSDGMDIHTQSRSLLTKMISPKESVLYISGLPQDINDDATCLVGQINLIS